DNA sequence from the Gordonia polyisoprenivorans genome:
CATGCGCGAGAGCAGCGGCGGCGGCGCGAAGTGCGGCTCGCGGAACTCCGCATAGAGCGATTCGGCCACGTCGAGGATGACGTCGAGACCGACCGTGTCGCTCAACGTCAGCGGGCCCATCGGGTGAGCGCAGCCGTTGACCATGCCGGCGTCGATGTCCTCCTTGGAGGCGTAGCCGCTCTCGTACATGCGGATGGCGCTCACCAGGTACGGGACCAGCAGTGCGTTGACGACGAAGCCGCCGCGATCGCCCGCCGCGATCGTGCGCTTGCCCAGGTGATCCCGCGCGTAGACGGTGACCGTCTCGATGGCCTGCGGCGAGCTCGCGAGACTCGAGATGATCTCGACCAGGGGCATCACCGGAACCGGATTGAAGAAGTGGACCCCCACCACGCGCGACGGGTCGGCGACGTCCTTGGCGATCCGGATGATGGGGATCGACGAGGTATTGGTGGCCAGGATCGCCTCGGGCGCGGTGACCTTGTCGAGTTCGGCGAAGAAGCCGACCTTGAGCGACTCGACTTCGGGAAGCGCTTCGATCACCAACTCACGATCTGCGAAATCGCCGACGGAGGTCGTCAGGGTCAGCCGCGACAGTGCCGCGGTGGCGTCGTCCTCGGAGATCTTGCCCTTGCTGACGCCACGGCCAAGAGACTTCTCGATGCGGGCACGAGCCGCATCGGCGGCGGTGTCGTCGCGCTCGAGTACGAGTACGTCATCGCCGGCGCGAATCGCGATCTCCGCGATACCGGCACCCATGGTGCCGCCGCCGACCACTCCGAGCTGTGTCATGAAAACCTCCACGTAGGCAGTAGTGAACCGACGCCAAGCGTAGTGCGATGCGCGCCGACGCAACCGACACCCTGGTTCACGCGTCGGGAGGCGGGCGCTGGCAAGCTGGGGGAGGCACCGCCGGAGGAGATCGAGCAGAGGGAGAGTGCACCGTGGCCACCGTGTCGTACGTCATCGCAGGTTCCGAGGCAACCGGAGGCGCCGGTCTGCAGGCTGATCTGCGGACATTCGCCCAGCTGGGCACTTACGGCGTAGGGACCATCACGTGCATCGTCTCCTTCGATCCGAAAGCCGGATGGGGACACCGATTCGTGCCGATCGCCGCGCCGGTCATCGCCGATCAGATCGAGGCGGCGACCGTTGCCCATGAACCCGAGGTCGTCAAGATCGGGATGTTGGGCACTCCCGAGACGATCACGACCGTCGCCGAGGGTTTGCGCGCCCGACCCTGGCGACACGTCGTCGTCGACCCGGTCCTGATCTGCAAGGGTCAGGAACCCGGAGCCGCGCTCGACACCGACAACGCCCTGCGCGAACACATCCTGCCGCTGGCCACCGTCGTGACCCCCAACCTGTTCGAGGCCGCGACACTGGCCGGAATGGACGAACTGACCGACATCGACGCTCTCGCCGAGGCGGCCCGGCGGATCGCCGATCAGGGTCCGGCCGTGGTGGTCGTCAAAGGCGGCGTTGGCCTACCCGGCGACGATGCCGTCGACGTGGTCTATGACGGTTCGGAGGTCACCGTGTTGCGCGCACCCAAGGTCGGCGAGGAGCGGGTGTCGGGTGCCGGCTGCGTCTTCGCTGCGGCGACCACGGCCGAATTGGCCAAGGGCGCAGACGTTCTCGATGCGGTTCACACCGCCAAGGAGTTCACCCACGCCGGGATCGAAACCCGGATCTCCTCGACCGCTCCGTTCGACGCGGTCTGTCCCCGGCTCTAGTCGGCCGGCCGGTGACCCCGAATCTCCGATTCCTCCCATGGAACGGATCGGCCGATTAGTCTCATCGCATGCATTGTGTGGTGATCGGTGGCGGATTGGCGGGACTGGCGTCGTCGGTGTGGCTGAGCGAGGCCGGACACCGGGTGACCCTGCTCGAACGCCGGGGATCGCTGGGCGGACGAACGATCTCGATGCCGGTCGCCGCGGTCGATGACGTCCCGGACAACGGTCAGCACGTCTTCGCCAGTGGCTATGAGCATCTGATGCGCTACCTCGAGAGCGTCGGCACCCGTCAGCACGTGGCCTTTCCCGGCCACATGACGATCCGGATGCCCGGTGGCGCGACGCGCCGCTCGGCCTTCGGCGGGATCGCTGGGCTGCGTGCGGCACTCGGCGATCTACCCGGCGTGCGCGGACTCGACCGTCTGCGGACCGCGCGTGCCCAAGCGCGACTGATCCGCCAGGCACTGCGTCAACCCGAGTGGCTCGATCAGATCACCGCCGACGAGTGGTTCCGCCGGCTCCGGATGCCTACGTCCGCACGAGAGGCGTTGTGGGACGGCATCGTCATCGGGCTGACCGGCGACAAGCCGGACATCTCCTCGGCCAAGGTTCCCGCCGACCTCCTGGTGACCGGTATCCGCAGGGCGCGGCAGACCCGGACGCCGATCTCCATCGGTTATCCGACCGTGGATCTCGACACGCTGTTCGTCACCGGTGCACAGAAGGTCTTCGCCGATGCCGGCGTCGAGGTCCGCCATCGGGCGGTGGTCCGGGCGGTCGAGGTCGTCGACGGGGCCGTCACCGGGGTCACGCTCACCGACGGCGAGTTCCTCTCGGCCGACGCGGTCATCTGCGCGGTCCCGGTGTGGAGCATCGGCGGGCTGCTCGATCAGGTGCCCGGTCACGACGAGATCTATTCGGCGAGCCAACATTTGACGCCCGTACCCATCGTCAGCGTCAACCTCTACCTGGACCGCCCGATCGGCATGGACGATTGGGGTGAGATCCTGCACGGTGGCGAGGGCGTCCTCGAACAGGTGTGGGATCGCCAACGGATGCACGGCCGGGATGCGGCACGCGGATATCTGTATTCGACCACCGTCTCGGCGGCCTACGATCTCATCGGCAAATCCAATGCCGACATCACCGACCTCCAGATGCAGATGCTGCGGCGCTACTACCCGGGCGCCCGGCGCGCGGAACTGATCCACGGTCACGTGGTGCGGATGCCGAAATCGACCTTCGCCCAACGGCCCGGGACTGCCGACATCCGGCCCGAGCAACGCACGTCGGTGCGCGGTCTGGCGCTGGCCGGGGATTGGACCCGTACCGATTGGACCACCACCATGGAGGGCGCATGTCAGAGCGCCGCCCGCGCGGTGGAGGTGATTCTCGAACTCGCCGAATCGCCCCAACCCGAATCACGCTGACCCGATTCACACCAACCCCAGTCACGCCGACCCGCCCCAATGGATCGGCCGGTGCGCGTTCAGCTTTCCGGGTCGCTGCCCGATGGTTGGCTGCCGGATACGTTGTCTCCGGATCCCTCGTCACCGGATCGGTTGTCGGCGGGGCGTTTGTCGGCGGAACGTTTGTCGAAACTCACCTGGATCTCCTGAAAGCCCTTGTGGCGCTGCGCCTTGGCTTGGGCCGCGTAGGCCGCCTTGTCGCCGGAGGTGAGCACCACGTTGTCAGTGAAGGGGGTGAGCATCGAGCGTGGGTAGAGCTTGTCGACCCGCACGGCATTGGCCTCGAGGCAGAACACGACGAGAATCGCCGCGATGTAGAGAAACGCGAGCAGACCCAGCACCACGGCGAACACACCTGTCGTCGCACTCGCGTTGGCGATGACATGCTGGACGTAGATGCTGCCGAAGCTCTGCAGGGCCTGCCATCCGATCGCGGCGGCGATCGCGCCCGGCAGCACGTCTCGGACGCCGAGCTCACGCACCGTACCGATGCGGAAAGCCACCACGAACAGGACCGCGGTCAACACCAGTGATCCCGCGATCGACAGCCATTTCCCCGTGGTGCCGAGGTCGACGGCCGCGATTGCGCCGTTGACCACGGTCAACCCGATGATCGCGGTGCCCACTGTCGACAGCAGCAGCATCCCGCGCAGACGCACGCGAATCGGATCGGGTCGGTCGTTGCGTGGCACCGCCCAGACGACGTTCATCGCGTTCTGGATGGCCACGGCGACGCCGAGCCCACCGTAGAGGGCGCCGACGACACCGATCGTCACCGCCACCGTTCCTCCGCTGAGCTGCCCGGGCTGTCCCAGCTCGGAACCGATCACCGGGATCTGCGACATCGCCGAGTCCACGATTCGCTCCCGCAGTTCGGGGTTGTCGCGCAGAACGAACTCCAGGACCGTGGTCAACAGCAACAGCAGCGGAAACAATGAGATGAACCCGTAGTAGGCGAGCAGTGCCGCGAGGTAACCACCCTGGTCGTCGAAGAACTTGTACGCCACCGCGAGGGGATAGCCGCTCAGCGGATGGCGACGCTGGAAACGGTCGACACCAGCGCTCAACGACATCGCACTCCACCTCGCTCGACGGTTCCAGCTCTCGATCACTTCGTCCACGATCATCACCGACGGCGCCGTCCTGGTGACGGAGGACAGCGCAACGACGGCGTGTTGGTCCGGTCCCACCTCGAGCAGTTGTCGCGAAGGCTTGACAACATACAACCACTTGGTTGTATGTTGGACTCGTGATCGAGGACGACGAGGATCGCGCCGACGCGATGTTCCACGCGTTGGCCGACCGCACCCGCCGCGACATCATGCGGCGGGTACTGGCCGGCGAACACTCGGTCTCGACGCTCGCGACGAACTACGACATGAGTTTCGCCGCAGTGCAAAAGCACGTTGCCGTGCTCGAACGATCAGGGCTGTTGACCAAGCGGCGTCAGGGTCGCGAGCAATTGGCCACCGGTGACGTGCACGCGGTGCGTTCGGTGGCGACGATGCTGACCGACCTCGAGCAGATCTGGCGCGGCCGGATCGGGCGGATCGACGACCTCATCGCCGACACCGTGGACCGGGAAATACACACACACGACACCGAAGTTGTCAGACACCAGGAGGATTGACCCATGCCCGTCACCGACGTCACCCACGACATCGATTCCCGAACACTGACCATCACCGCGGAGTTCGCGGCCCCACCGTCACGGATCTGGCAGATTTACGCCGATCCCCGTCAGCTGGAACGTATCTGGGGTCCGCCGAGTCACCCGGCCACCTTCGTCGACCACGATTTCACGCCAGGCGGACGGGTCACGTATTTCATGACCGGGCCGGAGGGGGAGAAGTACGCCGGTTACTGGATCATCGATTCCCTCGACGAGCCGCATGGATTCACCTTCCGTGACGGATTCGCCGACGAGGATTTCACCCCGGTGGACTCGCTGCCGGTCTCGGTCAACGAGTACAGCTTCGCCGACAAGGGCGGACGTACCGTGGCGACCTACCTGAGCAGATACGAGACCGCCGAGGCCTTGCAGAAGGTCTTGGACATGGGCGTCGTCGAAGGGGCTTCGGGGGCAATCAATCAGATCGACGATTTCCTCGCCGCCGGATAGTGGGCCGCGTCGCGTCGAGCATCGCGCAGACCTGCTCGTCGGTGAGTTGGGCGAAATCGTCGTACGCGCCGCCCACGCCGCGAAAGTGCTGTGGGGTCATCGGACAGATCATGACATCGGCCTCGGGAAAGTCGCGGTCGACACCTTCGGGGCCGACCGGGACCGCGACGATCAACTCGGCCGCGCCCTGGCGCCGCAGCGTGCTCAGGGCAGCACGCATCGTGGCGCCGGTGGCGACGCCGTCGTCGACGAGCACGACCGTCCCGCCCGCCACGTCCAGCATCGGCGCACCGCCGCGATAGACGCGCTCTCGACGGTTGAGTTCTTCTGTCTCCGTGGCGATCACCTCATCGAGATCGCGTTCGGTGGTGTGGGTGCGCGCGATGATCTCGTCGTTGGTGACGATCGTCCCATCGGCGGCGATCGCACCGGCGGCCAGCTCGGGTTGTCCGGGGACCCCCAGCTTGCGGACCAGGCAGATGTCGAAAGGACACCCGAGGTCGGCGGCGACCGGTAGCCCGACGAGGATGCCGCCGCGCGGCAACGCCAGCACCACGAGGCCGGCGCGCCCGCGCAGGTGTGACAACGACGCGCACAATCGGCGACCGGCGTCGGCACGGTCACGGTACGGGCGGTCGGATCTCATCGTTTCCAGCATCCACCCGCAGCGCTCCCGGCGTCCGTCGAACCGGGTGAAAAAACCGCCGGCAGCGCAGGACGCGACGATGCCGATGGACCTGCTCGTGTCACCGCAGGTCGGGTAGGCCGAGCGCGGCTCGTACCGTGCGGACCACTCCGTTCTCCGCGTTTGACGGAGCGAGGTGGGCTGCGGCCGAGAGGATCTCGGGATGGGCATTGGCCATGGCGTAGGAATACTCGGCGGTGCCGAGCATGGCCAGATCGTTGAGATAGTCGCCGAACACCATGGTCTGCGCGGGGGTGATCCCGAGGCGTTGCTGCACGGCGCGCACCGCCACCGCCTTGTCCACCCCGGGCGCCATCACGTCGAGCCAGTTGCGTCCCGAGACGACCACCTGCATCGCACCCTCGATGGTGGTCATCCGTGGCGCGGTGTCCTTCTCGACGTCGTCGAAGTCGTAGATCGCGACCTTGACGAAGGGACCGTCGATGCCGCGGAGATCCTCAACGATCTGATGCGAGTGATAGTAGGGACGCACCTGGGCGAGAAAGGGCTCGTCGGATCGCTCGACGAACGCGGTATCGGGGCCGCACAACACCACACCCACGTCGACGCCCGCCGTCGCGAGTTCTTGCGCCGCATCGAGGACATCGCGTACCGCGGCCGCGTCCAGTGTTGTGACACTGAGCTTTTCGGACCCTCGCGCGACCACCGCACCGTTCTCCGCGATCACCACCATCTCGGGTAGGGCGTGGCCGAGTTGATCGAGCAGCGTTGCCGCCTGCCGTCCGCTCGCCGGGCTGAAGACGATACCGCGGCGATCGAGTTCGGTGAGCAACGGCCACAGCGACTCCGGGATGCGCTTGTGCTCGTCGAGAAGTGTGCCGTCCATGTCGGTGACCACCAGCCGTAGGTCGGTGGGTACCGGCGGAAGGTGCGTTGTCGCTCGCTCCGGCGAGGCCATGTCGTCTCCGGTCACGCGATACGGTAACCCGCGCCCGGCCGGCGGGCCAAGGCGCCAGTGGGTGAGCCTTGCACGGTCGGGCCGGACAGGACTGCGCCCCAATCGGTTCGACCGATCGGGGCGCAGCGTCCACGCTCGGTCTACGCGGCCGGAACGACCTTGCCGTTCACCGTGACCTCGACCTTGTCGGTCGCGGAGTCCCAGGTGATCTTGCCGTGTTCGAAGGTGGAGGTCCGAAGCGTGCCGGACTCGGTCTCATCGCTCGTTGCGGTACCGAGTGGCCCCTGCGAGCCACCCTTCCCGTCGGTGGCCGGTTGACCGACGGCGTCGCGCGGCACATTCCACGCGTCGCGGATCTTGCCCCACGTGATGTACGCCGGCGTACCGGACTCGGCGTTCTTGGCGGTGATGACCCCTCCGTCGAACTGCTGGTACACCACGCCGTTGGCGCCCGTTCCAGACGCTTCCGCCCCTGTCTTCGGCTTACCCAGGTCGGTCTTCTGTTTGGCGGTCGCGGCCTCGTACTTCGTCGCGATGGGTCCGGTCAGGGTGACAGTCGTGCCGTCGGCTGCGGTCAATGCGACCGACGCGCCCTGCGCCTGGGCACCACTGGAGGAGGACGCGCTGCTCTCGCTCATCATCGATGATGCGGCCGACGAGGACGATGTCGCCGAATCGCTGTTGTCGTCACTACATCCCGCTGCGGTCAACACAGCCACGGACACCGCGGCGACACCGACTGCCATTCGCATGGTCTTCTTCATGATTTCCCTTCGGTTCTCACTGTTCTCGGCCAAGCGGATGGGCCCATCGAAAACGACCCATTCGGCAGGCTAACGAAGTTGTCATCATGAATCCAGGGTTCGCGAAGAACAGCATCCGGCGTGTCGACGCCGCGATCATCCGGACCCCCGTGCTCGAAGCGGTGGCGCCGGGACGCATTACGCTCGTCTGCATCGCCGAGGAAAGGACGTCGCACGCGTGGCGAAACGACCACAGATCGAGACTCTGACCCTGACCTCCGCGGAGGTGGGCGATGCCCACCAACTCGAACCGTATGCGACTGTCGAACTCGTCCGGCTCACCGACGTCGACCTCTCCGGACGTGATCTGAGCGGGCTGGAACTGTCCGGGTGCCGGCTGACCTCGGTGTCGCTGGACGACACCGATCTGACCGGCGCCCGACTCGTCGAGACCCGGCTCGAGGGAATCAACGCGCCACGGATGTCCATGCCGCGCAGCTTCATACGGCAAGTCGAGATCTGCGCGAGCCGCGTCGGGGCACTCGATCTCTTCGAATCCCGGATTCGGTCACTGGTGGTCGATTCGGCGAAGATCGAGCTGGCCAACTTCCGCGGCAGCGACGTCCGCGACGTGCTGTTCCGGGGGTGCATCATCGGCGAACTCGATCTCGTCGACGCCACCGTCACACGTATGGCCTTCGAGGACTGCACGGTGACGACACTCGATGTCCATCAGGCGACACTGTCCGACGTCGACCTACGTGGACTCGACATCGGCACGATCCATCACCTCGACGGATTGCGGGGATGCACCATCGACAGCGAGCAGGCGCTCGGGCTCACCGGGCACTTCGCGGCGCACCTCGGCATCGCCGTCGACTGACGCACTCGGGTGATACCGTGGCTGCCCGTGCACGGCGACCTCGGGGGAGATCAGTGAGCCATCCGACACAGGGCAACCAGCCGGACCCGAATCAGCAGCCTGATCATCGACACTACGGCTTCGTGCCGCCCGGCTACCAGCAGCCGGGCCACCAACCACCCGGGTATCCGACCGAACCTCATTGGTACCCGGGGGCTGCGTATCCGGGCCACCCCATGGCGCAGCAACCACCAGCCTGGGACGCCGGAACGCCGGGCGGCCCCGGCGGGCCGCCGCGCGGTGGGGGCAGCGGCAAGGCACTCGCGGTCATCGCCGCGGGAGTGATCCTGATTCTCGTCGTGGCCGTCGCTGCGGTGGTACTGGTGGTGCGCTCCACGCACGACGATCACGACACCTCCGCCAACGCCGCGCAGTCGTCGTCGGCACTCCCGAGCACCACCACTCCCA
Encoded proteins:
- a CDS encoding 3-hydroxybutyryl-CoA dehydrogenase, producing MTQLGVVGGGTMGAGIAEIAIRAGDDVLVLERDDTAADAARARIEKSLGRGVSKGKISEDDATAALSRLTLTTSVGDFADRELVIEALPEVESLKVGFFAELDKVTAPEAILATNTSSIPIIRIAKDVADPSRVVGVHFFNPVPVMPLVEIISSLASSPQAIETVTVYARDHLGKRTIAAGDRGGFVVNALLVPYLVSAIRMYESGYASKEDIDAGMVNGCAHPMGPLTLSDTVGLDVILDVAESLYAEFREPHFAPPPLLSRMVEAGYLGKKSGKGFYDYAG
- a CDS encoding PfkB family carbohydrate kinase; amino-acid sequence: MATVSYVIAGSEATGGAGLQADLRTFAQLGTYGVGTITCIVSFDPKAGWGHRFVPIAAPVIADQIEAATVAHEPEVVKIGMLGTPETITTVAEGLRARPWRHVVVDPVLICKGQEPGAALDTDNALREHILPLATVVTPNLFEAATLAGMDELTDIDALAEAARRIADQGPAVVVVKGGVGLPGDDAVDVVYDGSEVTVLRAPKVGEERVSGAGCVFAAATTAELAKGADVLDAVHTAKEFTHAGIETRISSTAPFDAVCPRL
- a CDS encoding hydroxysqualene dehydroxylase; its protein translation is MHCVVIGGGLAGLASSVWLSEAGHRVTLLERRGSLGGRTISMPVAAVDDVPDNGQHVFASGYEHLMRYLESVGTRQHVAFPGHMTIRMPGGATRRSAFGGIAGLRAALGDLPGVRGLDRLRTARAQARLIRQALRQPEWLDQITADEWFRRLRMPTSAREALWDGIVIGLTGDKPDISSAKVPADLLVTGIRRARQTRTPISIGYPTVDLDTLFVTGAQKVFADAGVEVRHRAVVRAVEVVDGAVTGVTLTDGEFLSADAVICAVPVWSIGGLLDQVPGHDEIYSASQHLTPVPIVSVNLYLDRPIGMDDWGEILHGGEGVLEQVWDRQRMHGRDAARGYLYSTTVSAAYDLIGKSNADITDLQMQMLRRYYPGARRAELIHGHVVRMPKSTFAQRPGTADIRPEQRTSVRGLALAGDWTRTDWTTTMEGACQSAARAVEVILELAESPQPESR
- a CDS encoding YihY/virulence factor BrkB family protein gives rise to the protein MSLSAGVDRFQRRHPLSGYPLAVAYKFFDDQGGYLAALLAYYGFISLFPLLLLLTTVLEFVLRDNPELRERIVDSAMSQIPVIGSELGQPGQLSGGTVAVTIGVVGALYGGLGVAVAIQNAMNVVWAVPRNDRPDPIRVRLRGMLLLSTVGTAIIGLTVVNGAIAAVDLGTTGKWLSIAGSLVLTAVLFVVAFRIGTVRELGVRDVLPGAIAAAIGWQALQSFGSIYVQHVIANASATTGVFAVVLGLLAFLYIAAILVVFCLEANAVRVDKLYPRSMLTPFTDNVVLTSGDKAAYAAQAKAQRHKGFQEIQVSFDKRSADKRPADNRSGDEGSGDNVSGSQPSGSDPES
- a CDS encoding ArsR/SmtB family transcription factor; its protein translation is MIEDDEDRADAMFHALADRTRRDIMRRVLAGEHSVSTLATNYDMSFAAVQKHVAVLERSGLLTKRRQGREQLATGDVHAVRSVATMLTDLEQIWRGRIGRIDDLIADTVDREIHTHDTEVVRHQED
- a CDS encoding SRPBCC family protein, which codes for MPVTDVTHDIDSRTLTITAEFAAPPSRIWQIYADPRQLERIWGPPSHPATFVDHDFTPGGRVTYFMTGPEGEKYAGYWIIDSLDEPHGFTFRDGFADEDFTPVDSLPVSVNEYSFADKGGRTVATYLSRYETAEALQKVLDMGVVEGASGAINQIDDFLAAG
- a CDS encoding phosphoribosyltransferase, which translates into the protein MLETMRSDRPYRDRADAGRRLCASLSHLRGRAGLVVLALPRGGILVGLPVAADLGCPFDICLVRKLGVPGQPELAAGAIAADGTIVTNDEIIARTHTTERDLDEVIATETEELNRRERVYRGGAPMLDVAGGTVVLVDDGVATGATMRAALSTLRRQGAAELIVAVPVGPEGVDRDFPEADVMICPMTPQHFRGVGGAYDDFAQLTDEQVCAMLDATRPTIRRRGNRRSD
- a CDS encoding Cof-type HAD-IIB family hydrolase — its product is MTGDDMASPERATTHLPPVPTDLRLVVTDMDGTLLDEHKRIPESLWPLLTELDRRGIVFSPASGRQAATLLDQLGHALPEMVVIAENGAVVARGSEKLSVTTLDAAAVRDVLDAAQELATAGVDVGVVLCGPDTAFVERSDEPFLAQVRPYYHSHQIVEDLRGIDGPFVKVAIYDFDDVEKDTAPRMTTIEGAMQVVVSGRNWLDVMAPGVDKAVAVRAVQQRLGITPAQTMVFGDYLNDLAMLGTAEYSYAMANAHPEILSAAAHLAPSNAENGVVRTVRAALGLPDLR
- a CDS encoding LGFP repeat-containing protein, with protein sequence MKKTMRMAVGVAAVSVAVLTAAGCSDDNSDSATSSSSAASSMMSESSASSSSGAQAQGASVALTAADGTTVTLTGPIATKYEAATAKQKTDLGKPKTGAEASGTGANGVVYQQFDGGVITAKNAESGTPAYITWGKIRDAWNVPRDAVGQPATDGKGGSQGPLGTATSDETESGTLRTSTFEHGKITWDSATDKVEVTVNGKVVPAA
- a CDS encoding pentapeptide repeat-containing protein encodes the protein MAKRPQIETLTLTSAEVGDAHQLEPYATVELVRLTDVDLSGRDLSGLELSGCRLTSVSLDDTDLTGARLVETRLEGINAPRMSMPRSFIRQVEICASRVGALDLFESRIRSLVVDSAKIELANFRGSDVRDVLFRGCIIGELDLVDATVTRMAFEDCTVTTLDVHQATLSDVDLRGLDIGTIHHLDGLRGCTIDSEQALGLTGHFAAHLGIAVD